The Actinoplanes sp. N902-109 genomic interval CCGCGTCGTCGCCCACCGGCTCCAGGCGCAGCAGCGGGGCACCGCTCTCTACCTGGCTGCCCACCGACACGGTGAGCTCCTTGAGCCGGGCCCGGAACGGCGCGCGCAGCACGTTCTCCATCTTCATGGCTTCCAGGACGAGCACGGGCGCGCCCGCCTCGACCTCGGCGCCGAGCGCGAGCGGGGTCGCCACCACCAGCGCGGGCATCGGCGAGCGCAGCACACCGCCCTCGTCGCGGCTGATCCGGTGCGTCACCCCGTCCACCTCGACCAGGTGGATCGGGCCGTGGGTGCCGGTCAGCAGCCGGTGCCGGGAGCCGTTGACGACGATCTGACCGGCGTACGCATCGAAGCGGTCCAGCTCGACGTCGGCCGTACGGACCTCGCCGCCGGCCTCGATGCCCACCCGGAACAGGTGTGCGCCGACCCGGGCCACCCGCAGCCGGTAGCTGACGCCGCGCAGCTTGAGGTCGAGCGGGGTGCCGCTGCGGTGCTGCACCTGCGGGCGCCCGCCGAACGCGGTGGACAGCAGTCGCTGCTGCTCGGCGCGTTCCTCCTCCTCGTACGCCTCGATGGCCGCGGCGGCGAGCGCGACCGCGGAGTGCCGGTGCGAGACCAACCGGCCCTCGGCGCGCACCCGGTCGATCCAGCCGGTGTCGGCGCTGCCGTCGATGACCTCGGGCTGGTCCAGCAGGTCGAGCACGAAGCTCTTGTTGGTCGCGCCGCCCTCGATGATGACCACGGTCTCGGCCATGGCGCGCCGCAGCCGGCCCAGCGCCTCCTCCCGGTCGCGCCCGTACGCGATGATCTTGGCGATCATGGAGTCGAAGTCGGCGGGGATGGTGTCGCCCTCGCTGACGCCGGTGTCCACCCGGATGCCCGGACCGGCCGGCAGGTCGAGCCGGACGATCCGGCCGGGGGAGGGGGCGAAGTCCCGGTCCGGGTCCTCGGCGTTGAGCCGCGCCTCGACGGCGTGCCCGCGCTCGACCGGGCGGGTGCCCTCCAGCTTGCCGCCGGAGGCCACGTGCAGCTGGGCCTTGACCAGGTCGAAGCCGTTGGTCGACTCGGTGATCGGGTGTTCCACCTGCAGCCGGGTGTTGACCTCCAGGAAGGCCAGCAGGTCGTCGCCCGGGTGGTAGAGGAACTCGACGGTCGCGGCGCCGCGGTAGCCGACCGCGACGGCCAGCCGCTCGGCCGACGCCTTGAGCTCGGCGGCGCGGTGCGCGGGCAGCACCGGCGACGCGGACTCCTCGATGACCTTCTGGTTGCGCCGCTGCACCGAGCAGTCGCGCACGCCGATCGCCCAGGCGCTCTCGCCGTCCGCGATGACCTGCACCTCGACGTGCCGGGCACCGGTGACCAGGCGCTCCAGGAAGACCACGCCGCTGCCGAACGCGCGGGCCGCCTCCTGGCTGGTCCGCTCGTAGGCGTCGGCCAGCTCGTCCTCGCTGCGGATCACCCGGATGCCGCGCCCGCCGCCACCCGCGGTGGCCTTGAGCATCAGCGGGTAGCCGATGCCCGCCGCCGCGGCCCGGGCGGCGTCGAGCGTCTCGACCGCGCCGCGGCTCCACGGCGCGACCGGCACGCCGACCTCCTCGGCGATCAGCTTGGCGCCGATCTTGTCGCCGAGCTTGCGCATGGCGTCCGGGCCCGGCCCGACGAAGGTGATGCCGATCCGTTCGCACAGCTCGGCGAACGCCGGGTCCTCGGCGACGAACCCCCAGCCCACCCAGGCCGCGTCGGCCCCGGTCGCGACCAGCGCGTGCTCCAGGGCCTTGAGGTCCAGGTACGGACGGGAGGCGGCCGGCCCGAGGTCGTACGACAGATCGGCCTCGCGCACGAACGTCGCCGTACGGTCGACGTCGGTGTACAGCGCGACGGTCTCGATCCGCCGGCCGGTCTCGGCGGTGAGGTCCCGGACGGCGTGGATGAGCCGCATGGCGGCCTCTCCGCGGTTGACGATGGCGACACGGCTGAACACGCTGAGCTGGCCTCTCTGTTCCTGGAACGAAACGTCCGTTCCTCACCTTTGCAAGTCCGGCGCGAGTGCGCCATGTCGTACAACTGCGCTAGCGACCCGGAAGTTTGTAGGAAACCACCAAAGTCCGTTGGTGTTATACCCCTATGTTCTTGCGCGGATGCGCAACGGGCCGTGCCGATCCCCTGGCCGCGGGTCCCGGCCGCATGTTTCAGTGCGGTTCATGCGACCTCCCCGGTTCCTCTCCTCCGTGACCGCCGGCGTCGTTGCGGCCCTGCCCGCCCTTACGCCTTGGTCGACCATGATGCCCTGGGCACCCTGCGCGACCGCCCAGCTGCTCGAGACGGAGGTGGACACCCGGGGCACGTGGCTCGTGACCTTCGGCGCGGCGGTCCAGTGCGCTCCCACCGTGGCCGACGGTGCCGTGGCCATCGCCGGTTATCCCGTCGGCCAGCCGAACGGCGTACTGCGGGGGATCCGGGCGTTCGCGACCGCCGACCCCGGCACGACGCGCTCGTTCGGCGCTCCGACGGCCCTGCTCGGCACGGCCGGCGATTACGGTGTCTGCGTGCTGAACAGCACCACCGACCGGATCGCCTGCGCCTGGGTGACCGTCGTCGCCGGCCGGCCCACCTGGACCGCACCCATCCCGGTGACGGACCCGCGCGTCGACAAGGGTGTGCGGTCCACCGGGTCGGTCCCCGGCGACGGCCCGGGTGGCAACTGCGGCACCTGCTTCTGAGACCGGTTACGGTGGCTTCATGGATGATCTTTCCGGTCGCGTCGTCATCGTCACCGGCAGTTCCTCCGGCATCGGCGCGGCCACGGCCCGGTTGCTGCACGAGGCCGGCGCGCTGCCGGTGCTCGCCGCCCGCCGCGCCGACCGGATCACCGCCCTCGCCGAGGAGCTGGGCGGTGCGCTCGCGGTGCCCACCGACGTGAGCGACCCCCGGCAGCAGCAGGCGCTGGTCGAGGCCACGGTGCGCCGGCACGGCCGGGTGGACGGGCTGGTGGCCAACGCCGGGGCCGGCTTCCATCACCGGATCGAGGACATCGATCCGGTCGCGTACCTGGAGCTGCTGAACCTCAACGTCGTCAGCGTCGTGACCGCCATCCAGTCGGTGCTGCCGGTGATGCGCCGGCAGGGCGGTGGGCGCATCGTGACGGTCAGCTCCGGCACCACGCGCATGGTGCTGCCCGGGGTCGGCGGTTACGCGGCGTCGAAGTCCGCGGTCAACATGCTCACCTCGGTGGCCCGGGCAGAACTCGCGGACGACCACATCGACGTCTCCGTCGTGCTGCCCTCGATCACGGCCACCGAGTTCGGCGGCGGCCGCTACCAGGCCGGCGTGTCGCCGCGGCCGGGCATGGTCGTCCACAGTGCGGAGTACGTCGGGCGGTTCATCCTGCGGGCGCTGGCCACCGGGGAGGAGCGCATCGACGTCCCGCACGGCCCCGAGCAGGATGTCTGAGCCGGGCCGTCACAGCACGCCGGCCCGGATCGCGTACGCGACCGCGTGCGTACGGTTGCGCAACCTCTCACGCGCGGTGATCGACCGCAGGATCGCCTTCACCGTACGGACGGAGCGGCCGAGCCGTACGGCGATCTCGGCAGTGTCGTAGCCCTCCGCGACCAGCCGCAACACGGCCAGCTCACGCCCGGACAGCGGAAACCCGGCGTCGGTCCCGGCGTCCCCGAACGTCACCACCTCACCCGCCGCAGCGGCGGTCACGGCCTGCCCGAGATTTCCCCCGGTGGCCACCCGGCGGGGCAGGACGGCGACGCCGCGATGCCGCTCGGCCAGCGCCGCGACGTCCACATCGGTGACCTCGTCGGCGATCACCACCAGGGGCAGATCTTTGCGCTCGCCCGCCGTTGCCGCGCCGGTCCTGGCCGGTGCGGTGGTCCGCACCTCGCCGGTGCCGGCCGGCGCGGCGGCTCCGGTGCGCTCGCCGGCCGGGTCCCCGGCCGTGAGCAGCACGTCGGCGGCGATCTCGCGGGCGGGGTCCAGCACGATCACCCGCGGGTCGCCGGCCAGCAGGGTGATCAGTCCCGCCACCGTGATCGGGTCGGGCGCACGCAGGGCAACTCGGATGCTCACACCCCTATAGACGCTCGCGACCCCCGTCAGGGAGGCAGCAACTGCCACTTTGGGCATCAGCTGGGTCTGGTCGTCCGTCCGTTGCGCGAGTATTGATGAAGGATGAGCGGATTGATCGGCTGATCGGCTGATCGGCTGATCGGCGCCGGGAGGCGGGCCATGAGCGACCTCGACAAATATCGCACCGAACGCGAAGCCAGGCTGGGCAGCCGCGGCAACCCGCAGCGCCGCGGCCCCGGCATCAACGGCTACCTCGGCTCGTCGGGTTCGGGCGCCGGCGCAGCCACCGCGGCCCCCGCCGAGCACCACCGGCGGGCCGGCCGCTCCGCCGACGGCGTGGTTGTCGTCGGCGTCGAGGAAGGACCGAGCAGCTACCCCGCCGTGGACCAGGCGGCTGTCGAGGCGGCCCTGCGCGGCTGGAAGCTCCGCCTCGTCCACGTCCAGCGCGCCGGAGCCGGCCGGCACCCCGAGCCCACCGCCGGGAGCCGCCTGCTCGAACGCCTCGAGGAACGGGTGCACGCCTGCTCACCCGCGGTGCCGGTGAGCACCCGCCTGGTGTCCGGCCCCGCCGTACCCACCCTGCTCGACGAGGCCCGCGACGCCACCCTGCTGGTGGTCGGCCACCAGCACGGCGCCGCGGCGGTGCTCGGCGGCGCCGGGGTCGGCGACCGGGTGGCGGCCCAGCACAACGGCCCGGTCCTGGTGGTCCGCGTCCCCGGCTGGCCACCCGGCCCCGACCCGGCCCGCCGGCCCGTCGTCGCCGGCGTCGCCGCGGTGCGCCGCAGCACCGCAGCCGCCGGCTTCGCCCTGGCCGAGGCCCGCGCCCGCGGCTGCGACCTCATCCTCCTGCACGCCGAACGCAACGCTCTCCCCGGCGACCGCACCGAGACCGTCGACGGCGTCCGCATCCGCCATCGGGCCCTCCCCGCCGACCCGGCCCAGGCCCTCATCGAAGCCTCCGGCCGGGCCGCTGCCGTCGTGGTCGGCCGGCACGGGCCCACCTCCCTGCCCGGCGCGCTGCTGGGCCCGGTGAGCCGGGCCATGGTCCGCGGCGCGCTCTGCCCGGTGTTCCTGGTGGGCTGAGGTTCGCCGCCGACCGGACGTGCCGTTGCCGGCGCGGGACCGGTGCGGGCCGGGAAGCGTCGGCGGGACCGGGGCACAGGCGATCGTCCCGGTGCCGTCGACGGCGGGAGCTAGCGCGGCTTGAGCTCGGCGATGCGTTCGGCCGCCGACAGGAATTCCGCCATGGTGGTGAAGGTGAAGAAGAAGTCGACGAGGGCCTCGTGCACGCCCTCGTCGGCGAGCCGGGCCAGCCGCTCGGCGATGTGGTCGAGGGATTCGCCGGGCTCGCCGTTGACCCGGACCATCTGCCGCAGCTGCCGCGGGTCCCGTCCGGCCTCCGCTGCGGCGTCCTGCACCGTCGTCCACATGGTGGTGCGGACCTCCGGCGGGATCGCGTCGAAGGTCAGCCAGCCGGTGGCCCGTCGTCCGGCCCGCTGCAGGGCCCGCTCGGTCACCCCGGCCAGGTAGATCGGCGGGCCGCCCGGCTGCACCGGGCGCAGGCCGACCGCGGAGCGCGGGAACGACCAGCCGAGGCCCTTGTACTCCACCGGGTTGGTGGTCCACCAGGCTTCCAGGAAGGACAGCAGATCGTCGAGCCGGGCGCCCCGCTGGTCCCAGGGCAGGCCGAGGGTGTCGTACTCGTCCCGCATCCAGCCCAGCCCGAAGCCCGCGTCGAGGCGGCCGTCGCTGAGGAAGTCGAGCGTGGTCAGCGCGCGGGCCAGGATCACCGGGTGATGCAGCGGCGCGTTCAGCGTGCTGAAGTTGAACCGGATCTGCGTCGTCACCGCGGCGAGGCTGCCCACCACGGTCAGCGGGTCGGCGAAGCGGTTGCCCCGCTCGGCGTAGATCGGGTAGTCGGTGCCGGGGTAGTCGCCCTGCAGGTCGGTCGGCAGGAAGAGCCGGTCACCGCACCAGAGGGTGGTGTATCCGAGGCGCTCGGCCTCGACGGCGAAGCGCCTCAGGTCGGCGGCGTTCGACAGGGCCGGTCCGTAGTGCGGGATTGCGATTCCTACATCCATGGGTCCGCATTGTCCTACGTCGGTTGCTCAGCCCCCGGCCGGGAGGTTAGTGCTGGAGCCGACGGCCGGATGCTCAGCCTCCGGGCCGGAGATAGCGCTTGGCGACGACGGCCGGTTGCTCCAGGACCCGGCCGGCGGCGGTGTCCACGGCGAGGCGGACGTACTGGGCGTGCGTCCAGGCCAGCGGGGTGGCCGAGAACGTGGGGGTGCCGGGGACGCCCGGGCCCTGGTTGTCCCAGACCTGCTCGGGCAGCAGGGATCCGGGTCCGGCACTGCGGGCCATCGTGGCCAGTTGGGCCCGGGCCGCACCGACGTGGCCGCGGGCGAGGTCGTACTCGCCGCGTTCGCCGTTGAGCAGGGGCCACGCACGGCCACGGGTGATGAGCGAGTCGTCGGGGAAACCGTAGTCCCACTGACTGCCGTCGAGCTTCTCGCCGTAGCCGTCGAAGGAGGCGCGGTGCCAGAAGAAGCCACGGGCGGTGGGCACGCCGAGTTGAGCGTCGACGACGTGGGTCGAGTTGACGACGGCGGGGTCGTCGGGCGGCAGGACGCCCAGCCGTACCAGGTCGAGGAAGCTGGGGTCGACCACCCGGCGCTGGTCGACGTCGGACGGGCCGCTGTCGCCGATGGTGTAGGTGGTGCCGGCGTCCGGGTTGCCGTCCTTGGTCAGGCGCAGGAAATAGGGCTTCGGCGAGTACGGCCCGGTGCTGGTCACCGTCCAGTCCTTGACGTGTGCCCGCCAGTCGTCGGCGGTGGCCAGGTAACGCTGCGCCGCGGCCGGGTCCCCGTTGGCGCGGGCGATGTCAGCGGCGCAGACCAGGCCCGCGATCCCGGCGGCGATGGTGGCGGGGGAGTAGCCCGACTGGTTCTCCCAGCGCTCCTGCGGCGACCACGGCGCGCGGTTGCCGTCCTGGGTGAAGCCGGTCAGGAAGTCCGCGGCGCGCCGGACGTGCTGCCAGGTCGACGGACCGGTGCGGTGCAGTTGACCGGCCAGTACGATCGGCAACGCGACCTCGTCCAGCTGCAGGCCGCCCCACACCGGTGTGCCGTCGACCTGGGAATTCTGCGGGAACGAGCCGTCCGGCTGCTGCTGCTGCGCCCCGAACAGGAAGTCCAGCGCCCGGCCCGCCCCGGCGACGTCACCGGCGGCGATCAGCGCGGTGGCGATCTGGTACAGGTCGCGCGACCACACCAGGTGGTAGGGCCCCGACGGGTCGTCGCGGCCGAACGCCCACGGCATCGCGGGCGCCGCGACGTACGCCCCGCGGTGCGTCTTGTCCTCGCTCGCTGCCAGCACCATCACCGACACGCGATAGAGCCGCGGGTCGCTGCCGTGCGGCGGGTTGCGCAGCGTGCCGAGATACCGGTGCCATCCGTACGCATAATCGCGCGCCACCGCACCGAATCCGCGCCGCAGCGACGCCCGTGCGGTGGCCGCCGCCGTCGCCGGGGTGCCGAACCCGAGCGCGAGGGTGGTGTGCGGGTTGATCGCGGCCGTCTGGACGAGATTGCCGTCACCTGTCGACTGGTAGTGCCAGTCCATGCGTCCGTCGGTCAACAGGTCCGTCCAGCCGTCGCTCACGCCGCGGAAACCGTTGGAGGTGGCGGTGAAGGCGGGCGAGGCGACCAGCGCACTGGCCGTCGAGCCGTCCGTGGCGACGAGCGTGCTCCCGGCCGTGCGGCCGCTGTCGCCGGCGCGGGTGTTGGCCAGGGCCGGGTCGTACACGGTGAAGAGGTCGTAGCCGCGGCCGGTGAACGATACGTTGATCAACACAGTGGATCGGGCGGGATCACTGGTGTATGTCGTGGTGAGGTGCCACCGGTGGGCTCGTTCGGTGAACGTCTGCCGGTAGCTGAGACTGCGCTCGTCGATGAGCGTGGTGCGGACCGTGGCTGCCGCGTTCGCCCGGACGGCGTGCCCGCGGCGGTCGGCGACCACGAACTCGAGGGCGCGGGTGCTGGGGGAGCCGACGGTCGGGTAGTAGACCTCGCCGAGCCCACCTTCCTTCTGCACCGTGAACCACACCCGGCTGGCGGTCGTGGTGGTCGTGCCGAGGCCGGACTTGTCCGCGGGAAGGTACTGCTCGTCCACCCCGGGTGCACCCGGCGCGGCCCCGGAGGCGAGCGCCACCCGCGAGGCCGGCGCGGCCCCGGAGGCGAGCGCGCCCGGCACAGCGAGCGCGGCGCCCGGGGCGAGCGCCACCCGCGAGGCCGGCGCAGCCCCGGAGGCGGGCGTGGCTCCCGGGGCGGGTGCTGCTTCCCCGGCGGGAGCGGGCGGGAGACCGGGCCCGCCGCTCATGGCGGTGACCGTTGCGATGCCGAGGAGCCCGGCGACGAGGGAGGACGTCACTCCCTACATATACGCCTGTGGATGCTCCCTGTCAGTTGTCCGGCGTGAACAAGCCCTGCAGGCCGACCACGATGGCGATGATGCCGAAGACGGCGAGCAGCAGCCCTGTGCCGGTTGCGGCGGCCGGGCGGGTGCGGCCGGTCAGGCGGTCCCGCAGCAGCGCCAGGCCGACGAGGATGCCGACGATCTCGAAGTGGAAGACGTGCGGGCCGGAGACCAGGTGGACGAGCAGGTAGTAGCCGCCGCAGACCAGGGCCGTGACGCCGACGATCCAGCCGAAGGGGGCGATCTTCTCCGCACCGCGGGCCAGGTCGTCGCCCACCCGGGGGAGGCGGCTCAGCAGGGCGATGGCGAGCAGGAAGCCACCGGCGATGTTCGCGAGGTCGAGCAGCAGGGCGATCAACATGAGCGGCGACTTTACCCGGGAGCGCTCCCATCCAACCCGGGTGCGCCGCCGTGCAGCCGGGTGCCGATGTCCCGGGCCTCCGGGACGCCGATGGCCGTGTAGAGCAGGAATGCCTCGCGCAGGTGGTGCTCCGCGGTGATGGGCTCGCCGAGGGCACGGGCGGCGCCGGCCAGGCCCGCGTGGGCCCGCGCCTGTTCGTACCGGTCGCCGGTGGCGTTGGCCAGGGTCAGCGCCGCCGCGTGCCGGTTGCGGGCCTCGGCCGGGCGGTCCGTTGCCGTCAGCACCTCGCCCAGGCTGTTGGTGGCGCGCGCCTCGGCCGAGCGCTCGCCGAGGCGGCGCAGGATGGTGATGGCCTCGCGCAGGCAGCCGGCGTCGCGGGTCACCGTGCCGAGGCCGTCCAGGGCCGTCGCCTCGCCCGCCTTCTCACTGGTCTGCCGGAACAGGGCGAGCGCCTCGCGGTGCTGGTCCGCGGCCCCGCCCGGGTCGCCCCGGGCGAAGGCAACGTGTCCGAGACTGACCAGTGCGTAAGCCGCCCCGACGCGGTCGCCGACGCGGTAGCAGAGCCGCACCGACTCGCGCAGGTGACCGGCCGCTTGGTCGAGGTTGCCCTGCCGGCGGTAGACCTGGCCGAGGTTGCCCAGAGCGCGGGCCTCAGCGGCGGCGTCACCGGTGCGCCGGATCAGCACGAGGGCTTGCTCGAGGTGTTCCGTGGCGGACTGGTACCGACCCTGCCACTGATCGATGTGACCGAGATTGCCCAGGGCTCGGGCCTCCACCGTGGCGTCGCCGCCGG includes:
- a CDS encoding SDR family oxidoreductase; this encodes MDDLSGRVVIVTGSSSGIGAATARLLHEAGALPVLAARRADRITALAEELGGALAVPTDVSDPRQQQALVEATVRRHGRVDGLVANAGAGFHHRIEDIDPVAYLELLNLNVVSVVTAIQSVLPVMRRQGGGRIVTVSSGTTRMVLPGVGGYAASKSAVNMLTSVARAELADDHIDVSVVLPSITATEFGGGRYQAGVSPRPGMVVHSAEYVGRFILRALATGEERIDVPHGPEQDV
- a CDS encoding LuxR C-terminal-related transcriptional regulator, with protein sequence MSIRVALRAPDPITVAGLITLLAGDPRVIVLDPAREIAADVLLTAGDPAGERTGAAAPAGTGEVRTTAPARTGAATAGERKDLPLVVIADEVTDVDVAALAERHRGVAVLPRRVATGGNLGQAVTAAAAGEVVTFGDAGTDAGFPLSGRELAVLRLVAEGYDTAEIAVRLGRSVRTVKAILRSITARERLRNRTHAVAYAIRAGVL
- a CDS encoding universal stress protein, coding for MSDLDKYRTEREARLGSRGNPQRRGPGINGYLGSSGSGAGAATAAPAEHHRRAGRSADGVVVVGVEEGPSSYPAVDQAAVEAALRGWKLRLVHVQRAGAGRHPEPTAGSRLLERLEERVHACSPAVPVSTRLVSGPAVPTLLDEARDATLLVVGHQHGAAAVLGGAGVGDRVAAQHNGPVLVVRVPGWPPGPDPARRPVVAGVAAVRRSTAAAGFALAEARARGCDLILLHAERNALPGDRTETVDGVRIRHRALPADPAQALIEASGRAAAVVVGRHGPTSLPGALLGPVSRAMVRGALCPVFLVG
- a CDS encoding TIGR03619 family F420-dependent LLM class oxidoreductase → MDVGIAIPHYGPALSNAADLRRFAVEAERLGYTTLWCGDRLFLPTDLQGDYPGTDYPIYAERGNRFADPLTVVGSLAAVTTQIRFNFSTLNAPLHHPVILARALTTLDFLSDGRLDAGFGLGWMRDEYDTLGLPWDQRGARLDDLLSFLEAWWTTNPVEYKGLGWSFPRSAVGLRPVQPGGPPIYLAGVTERALQRAGRRATGWLTFDAIPPEVRTTMWTTVQDAAAEAGRDPRQLRQMVRVNGEPGESLDHIAERLARLADEGVHEALVDFFFTFTTMAEFLSAAERIAELKPR
- a CDS encoding glycoside hydrolase family 15 protein, with amino-acid sequence MTSSLVAGLLGIATVTAMSGGPGLPPAPAGEAAPAPGATPASGAAPASRVALAPGAALAVPGALASGAAPASRVALASGAAPGAPGVDEQYLPADKSGLGTTTTTASRVWFTVQKEGGLGEVYYPTVGSPSTRALEFVVADRRGHAVRANAAATVRTTLIDERSLSYRQTFTERAHRWHLTTTYTSDPARSTVLINVSFTGRGYDLFTVYDPALANTRAGDSGRTAGSTLVATDGSTASALVASPAFTATSNGFRGVSDGWTDLLTDGRMDWHYQSTGDGNLVQTAAINPHTTLALGFGTPATAAATARASLRRGFGAVARDYAYGWHRYLGTLRNPPHGSDPRLYRVSVMVLAASEDKTHRGAYVAAPAMPWAFGRDDPSGPYHLVWSRDLYQIATALIAAGDVAGAGRALDFLFGAQQQQPDGSFPQNSQVDGTPVWGGLQLDEVALPIVLAGQLHRTGPSTWQHVRRAADFLTGFTQDGNRAPWSPQERWENQSGYSPATIAAGIAGLVCAADIARANGDPAAAQRYLATADDWRAHVKDWTVTSTGPYSPKPYFLRLTKDGNPDAGTTYTIGDSGPSDVDQRRVVDPSFLDLVRLGVLPPDDPAVVNSTHVVDAQLGVPTARGFFWHRASFDGYGEKLDGSQWDYGFPDDSLITRGRAWPLLNGERGEYDLARGHVGAARAQLATMARSAGPGSLLPEQVWDNQGPGVPGTPTFSATPLAWTHAQYVRLAVDTAAGRVLEQPAVVAKRYLRPGG